Proteins encoded together in one Deltaproteobacteria bacterium window:
- a CDS encoding nucleotidyltransferase domain-containing protein → MLHQSKCDQILNHIITVIRPIRVVIFGSAAKKSNRANDLDFLVVVANGQDTRSIAQSLYYTAPRLGVSLDFVVVTEEEAHAARQDFWSVVCEAEENGKELYVAKTA, encoded by the coding sequence ATGCTGCATCAAAGTAAATGCGACCAAATTTTAAACCATATCATCACGGTCATCAGGCCGATTAGGGTGGTTATTTTTGGATCAGCTGCAAAAAAGTCAAATCGGGCCAACGACCTTGATTTTCTTGTAGTCGTCGCCAATGGTCAAGATACCCGAAGCATCGCGCAGTCCCTTTATTATACAGCTCCTAGGCTTGGGGTTAGCCTTGACTTTGTGGTGGTAACAGAAGAAGAAGCGCATGCAGCGCGCCAAGATTTCTGGTCAGTTGTTTGCGAAGCTGAGGAGAATGGGAAGGAGCTTTATGTCGCCAAGACAGCATGA